aaacatGAAACATACTCATGGAGGCGAAGTCGGACTTGTTGATCTTGATGATTCTGTTGTAGCGTGCGTAGAAGTGAGTGGTGTCTTTGGGGAGAGGTGGTACGCTATCCAACTTCAAGTCATCACAGTAGACAGAACCACCAAGGCACGTGCACAGCAAGCAAGTGGGCATTCCTGGAGCCCATGGatcagaaggaggagaggaggacataGAGGgagtaaaatatgaaataatagGAGGCAGAATGGAGGGTTCATGGAATCAGCCTTATCCTTGCCCAAAGTTTCATCCACAGGgcaaagtcaatcaaatcagCATTCAGGATATCAGGATTTCACAGACAAGTTCCAAAGGGAACTTAGATTTTATATATCGTCTTTCTCCAAATTCTGTGCCTGTTTTGTTCAGTACTGACCTCGTCTGTCAACCACAGGCTCATCAGGCTCGTCAGGTTCACCAGGCTCTGGCAATCCAGAGCTCACTGACCCTTCTATACCGCCAGTACCCTCCTGAGGGGTTTCTGGTGTTGTTGGAAGCAGCCCCTCCTCTTGTTAGAGACAAGATTAGGTGTTAAAGAAACAGGTTAGATTAGCATGGACATGGAACAGGAAGTCTGGCAATCAGTAGCCCACTGTTTGCCGCAGTGATAAGTTACATGTGGTATATTAGCAGTTTAACACTGCTAATATACTGTGTTTGTGGCATTTAGCTGATGAATAGAAGttaaattaaatgtctttttgctGTTAAGAACATGAAATGTGATCTGCTGAGTGGTTAGGTAGGATAGATAGATAACCACAGTGGTTTAAGCTGCTGGTTTCCAACCAATCAAGCAATGatgctgagaaagaaaaaaaaacttttccaaaATTTTCCAGAGCTACACTCTGAAATGCAGGATGAGGTGGCCAAAACTGACAAACAAGGGTCAATTCACAAAACTATTAATTGGCTTCCTGGCCCAGCACCATCACTGACACCTTGCACAACTTAAGTATTCATTTTTTGGTACACTTTTTGACATGTGAGATATGGACGTTAGTTTTTACCCTGCCTTTAACATATCTCACACATGGCTAAAGTAGATACTGACCTTTGTCAATGTCAGGGACCAGAGTTACCTCAGGGAGCTCTATGTCTCCAGAGCCGGAGACACCAGAACCCCCAGAGACTCCAGAGACACCTAAGTCTCCAGAGGCTCCAATGTCCCCTGAGGCCCCTGAGATTCCTGAAGCTCCTGAGAAATCCCCAGAAGCAGCTGATGCCTCTTGGGGGATAGTGTCGGGAATGAAGGACAGCTCCTCCTCTTGTTAGAGCCAAGGGTTGGGGTTAGGAGACATGAAGTTAAGACGGTAGAGGTGAGATAGAaaatcaatcaaccaatcaatcaatcaatcagtatGTTAGACAGACTGATTATGAGTAACACAAATACAGAGGCATTCAGTAGAACAAATAAGTAAAATCAACATttaactacatttaaaaaagaagcaGTTAAATGGAATTTAAGGCAATAAATCAACATAAATCACATAGAATATAATGAGTTATTTCTACACAGATCAAGAAACAAGTGCTGCCACAAGCTTTACTAACAAACATTTGCTCTGTAAAGGTACTAACCTCCAGATAACAAAGTTATCCCTGAGTCCCCGGACTCACCAGAGTCCCCAGAAACCCCAGAGCTTCCGGAGGCCCCTGAGATCAAGAGATCCCCAGAGAACCCAGAACCAGACTGGTCCCCAGACCCTCCAGAGCCCGGGGGCAATTCAATAGAAATCCCGGAACCTCCAGAGCCAATGTCCCCAGAGGCTCCAGAAGTTGCGGATCCCATGATATCTTCAGATCCAGAGAGATCCCCAGATCCCCAGATATCCCCAGATATTAAGATATCCCCAGATACCAAGAACTCTCCAGATCCCCCAGAGCTGAGGAGCTCCTCAGAGGCTCCAGATATTAGGACAATGTCACCAGAACCCCCAGAGGCACTGGAGACCAGAAGATCTTCTGAGTCTCCAGACCCAGAAGCCCCAGAAGCTGCTGAGGCCCCAGACCCTACGGAACCCCCAAAATCCCCGGAGACATGAAGGATGTCAATGGGCATCAGACGCAGCTCCACCTCTTGTTAGAGACAAGATTAGGTATtaataaacagacagatgagaTTGAAATGGGTCATTAATTAAGTTTGGAGTTCACAATGATGATTAGGTTCAGTAGCAGGTGACAAATGGACACAATGATTGAACATGACATATTAAAATATGGTTTAAGCTTGTTAAATGAAAgacatgcaaatgaaaaagaTGATTGCTGAAGGTGTAGACAATGAGTTTTGAGGACAGATTAGTTTTGGATGTATTTGCTTGTTATGGGTAATGCTGCTCTCACAAATCCATAGGCCCAAAGAAGAGCAAGGCCATCTCAAACCGAGTGAACGTTGTTTATCAAGTGACTTTAGGTTTATGGGTGTGCAGACCgaaatgtatgtgttttttcagacctttctgtgtgtctgggcCCATAAGAACCCCAGATCCCCCTGAACCCTGAGGGATGAGCTGGGGTTTCAGGggcaactcctcctcctcttcctcttcttcctgttcCACCTCGGGTACAGGGTAGTTATAGTCAGGTGGGGCCAGTGTTCCAATCTCTAGCTGAGGaaaagacagcagcagtgagtcaAAAATGTAAGagactctgaaaaaaaaaaaaagtctgtgcaTGAAATATAATTTGTCAAAGTaagcacttggctgtgtgttAGTTCCATTTTTGTTCATTCTGATTAGTAACTTTCTAAGAATTTGTGTTGGCATATCCTGAATGATGGAGAGCAATTTAAAACCTGCAGAACTCTAAAGATCAATTTCAAACCATTTGGGCTGATGGATCACTCTGGTTAGCACTCATCATTCGTCCTGTAATTGAATGGCATTATACAATGGAAAATCAGCTCCTCTTCATAAATATAGACTTGATCACATTCACCATGAGATTACTGGCATCATGTGAATAATGCTCTGTTTATGCAAAACCAGCACAAATGTCCCTCCCAGTCTCTGAAGCATCTAGTTTCAACTAGATAGTATCATATGCTTTGTAAGATGCCTGCATCCTCATTTCGAATCAGTTTGGGGATCTTGCACATTCCCTTCTTTtgccccttcctctctcttcttcctttccattttaattaattatatgattaatttaaaaaagcaaaaagtcaaaaaatggaCATCAAACTATAAT
The nucleotide sequence above comes from Toxotes jaculatrix isolate fToxJac2 chromosome 22, fToxJac2.pri, whole genome shotgun sequence. Encoded proteins:
- the LOC121176286 gene encoding uncharacterized protein LOC121176286, producing MRMLVRLVLGLLVLKAVVASPRLSRQVNLDTYDSANYDEDLDNLNVDEYEDGLIIDDPQLEIGTLAPPDYNYPVPEVEQEEEEEEEELPLKPQLIPQGSGGSGVLMGPDTQKEVELRLMPIDILHVSGDFGGSVGSGASAASGASGSGDSEDLLVSSASGGSGDIVLISGASEELLSSGGSGEFLVSGDILISGDIWGSGDLSGSEDIMGSATSGASGDIGSGGSGISIELPPGSGGSGDQSGSGFSGDLLISGASGSSGVSGDSGESGDSGITLLSGEEELSFIPDTIPQEASAASGDFSGASGISGASGDIGASGDLGVSGVSGGSGVSGSGDIELPEVTLVPDIDKEEGLLPTTPETPQEGTGGIEGSVSSGLPEPGEPDEPDEPVVDRRGMPTCLLCTCLGGSVYCDDLKLDSVPPLPKDTTHFYARYNRIIKINKSDFASMNKLKKIDLTANEIRAIDDKAFLGLPELEELVIRENHISQLPALPETMTLIDASHNNIGTKGIHKEAFKDMTGLLYLYLTDNHIDYIPVPLPDSLRSLHLQRNNIQMMHEDTFCNLKDFSYIRNALEDIRLDGNPINLSRTPQAYICLPRIPIGDLI